DNA from Maniola hyperantus chromosome 28, iAphHyp1.2, whole genome shotgun sequence:
CAAAGGCTTAACAAAGCCATGGAAAACGCTCGGAACGCTATAACTCGAGCTATAATAATTACAGAGAACGCCGTGCCTAAAGGCCCTAAAGCTAAAGATGCAGATAAAAATAATCAAGTTAATGCCTGGCTGAAGAATTTACTAGTTATTACTATCAGTATCCACAATGATATAAATGTCGCCATTGACGCTGGTTGGGTGAAACCTATCGAGAGAGTCACAGTTAAAACTGTTCAAGCCATTGCTGAAGCCAAAGCCGAATGGGCAGGACTAGAAAAGACGCTTGCTAAAGGCAAAGTCAGAGATGATGTTAGTAGggaaatgaaaattaatttcGGTAATGCTGATCTAATAGTGGGAATACTTAAAGTGTTGCTATCCAGTAATACTGCCGCTTAGGATGAAAGTAACTTATATCCATCATAGCTTTCACCCATTTTTGAGGCCTAATCTCCAGACAAAAAAGGTACCCTCGAGCAGAGAGGCAGGACTGGAAATAAATTTCGACAAATCAAAACTAATGACAAACGGTACAGAAGCTCCCATAACGATAGAAAACACACGCATAGAGTATGTCcagaaatatatttatttgggAAAACAAATCTCTTTCGGCAACAATAATAACGAAGAATTAAATTTGCTTGGAATAAATAGTGGagcctaaaataaatattaaaaagtaaaatgcCAATGTATATCAAAAGTAAAATAATGAATAACAGTGACCGATcaattcacaaaaacaaataacaaagtttcATTCCGCAAACAAAttctggcaaaattatgaatcattttatcatcgttataaaacttttggttctacaaaatataattcacttgataaaacaaattactagACAAAtagtcatttcataaaataccATTTGACAAACAGTTCATttcttaatcgtgttaattagtaaaacaacaaatagcatattattatttttaataaaatgctctCCCCGCATTATTTAAGTTTATGATATTATAGGATAGGAAAAACAGGCACAGAGAACTTAGGctgcaagagcgagcgaagcgagctcgggactcggggcactccgactcggatgggttaggttagaagaggatgtaagaccccgccatcctcttcgtggttatttctttttataccGCCCAGAAAAAGGAGGCTCCGTCGCCTTGGCCTCTGTCGCATAGTGGGCAGTCTCTtctcccccccccctccccacTTCAAGTTCGCCATTTTGTAAAATCACAAATTTGGAAAACGAatcatttggtgaaataataaatttataaatgatattttaatgttCAGCacttttgcaaagtaaaacatttgttaaTAGAATGTTTGGcaaatgtttttttgtaaaatgataatattatgtttgcgGAATACGACGTtagtgatttgattagtttttgaaaCTTTTTTGGTGAAATGATCATTTCGATGGCAGCAAAGtagataatgatttttttacaaaaaatgagCTTATATCAACCATATCTACACctatgtattaaaattatttcaaaattcaaaataataaagaaaacctGGCACGTAAATGAAGACATCTACACTCACATACACAGATTTTTTCTGAATTTGTCCGCCTTTACTTCGAAGAATTGACAGATGGTTGAAACGTCAACAAAGTTATCTGTTGCATCAAAAAAGTGGCGGGACCAAACTGGATGCTCAAAGCCAAAGACAGGGTAAAGTGGGTTTCTCTGGAGGAGGTCTTGACCTGAAAAGGGATCTTCATAAAAATAAGCATCGTACTAAATTTATATTACTATTTTATGTTAACGTctagtattttaagttttatttaattaatcccataatattattgtaaagagaagaaataaaaggcttttttttatttttttattatagttacctatcttactttgaaatttgaaaatactaattattttttcatgaacataatattttaaatttttttgtgatgtaaccacaaattgacggttttcggatttattcctttacttgtgtgataagacctacatacatacctaccaaatttcatgattctaggtgaacgggaagtaccctataagtttataaggctataagttttcttgacagacacgacggacagacagatagacaacaaagtgatcttataaaagggttcctttttccttttcaggtacggaaccctaaaaattaaaaaaagaagattaaaaaaaaaaaagaagaaaaaaaaagatttgtatTTAAATCTTTGCAACAGTGGACAATATGGCTGATGGATCCCATCGACTGTaggcacagaagatataataatactaacaaactgtaggtaggtagggtaggtGTGAACCTATCCGTCCgtagtccgtctgtccgtctgtatgtttgtctgtcatTGACAGCCAGATAGACGGACCCGGTCGTGACCGCGACTCAAGCAAATGAGCCGAACTATCGGCAAACAAAAATCATCGAATTAATCGTGGCATGTAGTCCTTTTAGTTATCTACAAGTTTCAGGGTCACACAACAAGTGCAGAAGTTTCCATTAatttaatcttaatatataaaacgaaaaggtgactgactgactgactgactgactgatctatcaacgcacagctcaaactactggacggatcggactgaaattcggcatgcagatagctattatgatgtaggcatccgctaagaaaggatttttgaaaattaaacccctaagggggtgaaatagaggtttgaaatttgtgtagtccacgcggacgaagtcgcgagcataagctagtcttaattACAATGGGATGGCAAATAAAATGATGTAGCAGAAAAAACAGTCTGCTAGGTTAGGGTTGACACTTCGGGGCACCAAGGTCACCTAAacatctacctatacctattatctattaattattaaaaaaaaaacaacttttattttatttatgacctGTTCAGTACACAATACAAAACaaaggatatttttttttacaaaaaaagccgacctcaaaatataatattatggttatattattaatataactatattaactcttgtatacataatatattcggtaataaattaaattattttttaatgtttgtggctaggtattgaagtaggttgtaattttatttttgtaaaaaataaatcacaatttttagggcccccatggtattaaaatatgctatgactggttaaaaatctactgtttactaagctattacactgatcgcgagcaatttactcttatccgttgaggagttccattatctatcttcgaagatgtttatcagatcttcaccaaatttatatgggaccacctttgaagtatgtatatataacaaaaaaataattttcaaaatcggtccaggcgtcttcgagtaatcggggaacatacttTAAAAAGAAGATtgcgacgaattgagaacctcctccttttttagggttccgtagccgaatggcaaaaaacggaacatgtatagattcgtcatgtctgtctgtctgtctgtccgtctggatgtatgtcacagccacttttttccgaaactataagagctatactgttgaaacttagtaagtagatgtattttgagaaccgcattaagatttttacacaaaaatagaaaaaaaaaaacaataaatgttggggttccccatacttagaactgaaacttacaatcaaaaattttttttcatcaaacccatacgtgtggataggtcttcaaaaatgatattgaggtttctaataatatgatttttttctaaactgaatagtttgcgcgagagacaaagtggtaaaatgtgtgtgtgccccccccccccttgtaacttctaaaataagagaataataaaactaaaaaaaaacatgatgtacattaccaaacaaacttccaccgaaaattggtttgaaccaAATCGAGTaagcagtttttgatttatcgtgcaaaatgtggataaaatacgattgtactacggaaccgactagtgcacgagtctgattcgcacttggccggttttttgaagtcggttaaaaagatcaTAATATATTCCTTACGAACCACTAAGATGTGGGAATGCCCTTCTTGCCCCCGTGTTTTCTGCCACATATAActtgaataccttcaaggcaagagtgaataggcatcatcTAGGGCCTagattctaggcaagcgcgctccaatctAGACCTTATCGTTGCTCTGTAGGTCGATttagtaaaacctgcatcaatcattattacaatctcaatgaggaagtttcagggcgagcgttccataaaattttcatagatggcgctgtttactgcacccactaaaaacgaaaaatattttttttttaaatttgtgtaaataccggtgtttgaaggtttttaagtcagtctcgttccgactcgagactcgacgactattaaatacctactttttgtgtttaggtcgctattttgattatgtgattacaatagcaattgtgccctaatcaagttaaaattgcagttatataatatataacctataataaagattaaaactctcgataagcctgtacgcgttgtgatctatatccacgtgcaagctttatatgagggaacattttaataacttataaaattagttatatTTAACCTGCTTTTTTGACTTACGCTTAAAATAGATCTTGAAAATAGATAGACAATTTGCCGTGTGGACTGTAAAAGtgcctataagagacctatgtccagcagtggacgtctatcggttgatgatgatgatgataaaaaaactGCAACAGCCCTGAACAAAAAACTGCAAAAATATGTTTacacaattgatatgttattgacattgaaattcaaaatttattattgaCTTCTTTTGTTCCGATCGAGTATATAAAGGGGATGCAACGAGCGGTATTCATTACACTACTGAAAGCGACTACAAGTTTCATCATGAAGTCTGCTACCATCCTCCTAGTTGCTGTGGTAAGAAACCAACATCTTTCTTTTCTTCTCAGGTCCTCAatactgtatgttttttttgtttatttgttacgCGACTACTCGAACTGATTTcgatgattcttttttgttttggaGAACATAAGAgacatcataatcatgatcaacccatcgccggctcactacagagcacggatctcctctcagagtgagaagggttttggccatagtctaccacgctggccatgtgcgggttggtagacttcacacacctttgagaacattatggacaactctcaggcatgcaggtttcctcacgatgttttccttcaccgttaaagcaagtgatatttaattacttaaaaaattgacatacctaactccgaaaagttagagatgcgtgcccgggattgaacccccgacctccgattagaaggcggacgtcctaaccacatggccggttttatttgttactagctgatgcccgcgacttcgtccgggtggatttacgtttttcaaaatcccgcgagaactctttgattttccgggataaaaagtagcatttgtgctaatccagggtataatctattttcattccaaatttcagccaaatccgtcctgtagtttttgcgtgaaggagtaacaaacatacacacacacacacacacactctccaagtctttaagtatacccatgcaaaaaaccacgttgatccgttgctctgttgtgacatgattgaaggacaaatcaacaaaccaacaaacaaacacactttcacatttataatataggtacctactgaggtactgatagcagcaacagaaatacacattctgtgaaaatttcaggtctctatctattatagttcacgagatacagcccgctgacaaacagacggatggacggacggacggacagcggagtcttagtaatagggtcccgttgacatCCACCGACCACGCACGACCTGAGACGCACGGGCGATTAGTCGCCCGGCGACTCAGTAAGAATCGCTAGAAtcgttagaatctgtaatttattaTGGAAGTTGCCATACCAGGTGCAACTTCGTGCAATACAttgcagtcatcatcatcattatcatcatcaaccaatagacgtccactgctggacatattaggtctcttgtagggacttccacacgccacggtcttgcgccgccgccatccagcggcttcctgcgacttgtctgatgtcgtccgtccacctagtgggtcttccggtgcgagatcgccattccagcaccttgggaccccaacgtctatcggttgtacgaactatgtgccctgcccattgccacttcagctttgcaacccgttgagctatgtgggttactctagttctcctacggatctcctcatgtctgatttgatgacgtagagaaactccgcacatagctctctccatcgcccgctgagtgactctgagctttcttatgaggcacaTTGCGTAGCAGATAATATTGTACATCCAGCTTTAGAAATAAGTAGATagcggcttcgtagagcgttgtctctgtcgctgagaccgacaaacgtcatataggtatgagtgactgagacaacgctctacaaagccgaaatctcattctaaaggtcgatgaggTCTCTAAACTACACTAAATtaacagctgcgcgattgcgggagaatgacagctacaatgtcacgatcgcaatcactgattggttgacgctcgctcactattggctacaatgcattgttgcaacaatgcattgtggccaatagtgagcgagcattaaccaatcagagatgattgcgatcgtgacattgtagctgtcaaacaaccgcggtagggccacaggtctaaatctagtgctatcatttttcgcaagcaacattatgacagggatagcaatagatttagacgtcattttagtttagtttagagattgtatacaagagaattggcctcAATATAGACTATGATTTTAACTTGTTCCAGACTATCTTCACTCTCCTAGAAACCTCCAATGCTGATGACGTCATAGAAATCACAGAGCCGTTTAGGCAGCTTGTCTACAAATCTATTGATGGCTGTAAAGAAGGTCTGGCTAATGCACAAAATGTTGTAGGTGACGCTTTGCCCAACGCTACTGGTGATGAGAAAGAGGCTCTAACTGATTTCAATACTTGGCTGTATGAATATTTGACAGTTATAATCGATGTACTACCTAAACAAATGATCGCTGCGATGGACAGCGGCTTAGTATCAGACCTAAAGCAGATCAAAGCTGATAATTCTAGAGCTATAGATGAGGTTGAAGTATATATGGTGGGATTTAACAACGCGATGCCGGCTGGGGATGTAAAAGATAAGTTGAATGAGGCGATTTTTGATCAAGTTTTGTACAATGCCAAAGTGGTTGCTGACTTACTCGAAGAGTTACTGGAAGATTGGTAGTTAaagataaagtaaaaagtaaagtaaaatgcctacgctttattgtacaccaaaaccaaaacaatagacttTAACAAAGATagcaagtacaataggcggccttatcgctaaaatagcgatctcttccaggcaaccttagggtagaggataatatgataaaaattaaagaaagcggaaggggtgtactaattaaataaagtaaatacataggtatatatatataaataaaaatacaacagtaaataagagaggaatagataCATGGATTCGTTCTTTATTGTCACACACAAACGAAACGATCAAGAAGTCCAAGCAAGAAgcaaccaactcccatcggcggtgttcccactagattataacatggggttattcaagcggcggaccaacaaattcctaaaaggccggcaacgcatcggcggctcctctggtgctgcaaatgttcatgggcggcggtaatcacttcacatcaggtgacccgcctgctcgtttgctcgctatatctattaaaaaaaaaaaatagaaattgttctatatttagttttttttttattttgtgctCAATGGTATTATACTCCTAATAAAAATTGCtagaaaacttaaataaattccCTACATTGTGAAATtgcatttgttttatttaatacaagtaacagtacatcgacctttagaaggagataactgatttgtagagcattgtctctgtcctatattaatgtagataactgatacataccacgattaaaacatcaaattaatcgtggtgtgtacccgttatctacattaaaatatgccgttaaaccacgaaataagcttgaaatcattgtctctgtcgttgaaaccgacaaaacgtcacataggtatgagtgacagagacaacgctctacaaatccgaaatgtcattctaaagcctaaggaggtaaaataggggtttgcgtactccacgcggacgaagtcacaggaataagatagtctaaatatattaaagtaaaaggtgactgactgattgactgatctatcaacgcacagctcaaactattggacggatcgggctgaaatttggcatattataatttggaatatagctataatgacgcaggcatccgctaagaaagggtttttgaaaattcaacccctaagggggtttgaaatttgtgttgtccacgcggacgaagtcgcgagcataagctagtgttaaataaaacaaataaaattttgcaatatattgtaatttatttactcttccaatattttaaaatgtaagtaGACATTTAAAATGCAGTGACATGATTAATATATGACAATTTAATATTAACAATTCAAAATAACAACaaaattgttaacaaaataaaattctatgtgAAATAATTATTGAAAGACGGAAAGtactgaaaaatataataatattatatataacgaGGAATAGGCTTCAGCTAACGCAGACTCTCGATTTTATTCGATTGAGACAATGAGACGGCGATGTTCCATTCTACGttgattctgagcgcaactgaattttagagtattctTATCTTTTTTTAAACAGTGTGATAAAAAAAGGACAGActaacctaatttaatttagaactgtcaaacctcgtgactttaggggGTTGTTCTCATCGAGTCACGTTGGCACAATGGGGCAAAAAATCCTCTTGAGTCACAGTGTGACACACTGAATGCCAGTCGTGAGACAGTACACCAAAAATTCTAAAttgaaaattcattttccgtccttttttagcaatattaaaaagaaaatgacGGAGACACTCTAAATTTATTGTCGTCTTCTTTGGCGCGAGTTCACTCAATCTTGTTCGTATCAGAAACATGGAACAAAAACGTTTCGTGAGAGTAGATGGCTGGTAAatctaattatatattttttgtaatcttactttgaagatAAATAACTACTGCAGTCTACAGAAAATTGACTATGGAAATCCTTTCATAGCCAATGTTCTCTAGTACGCGTATGTGTTATTTTATCTTCAAAGAAGGATGAATGATGAACTAATCGACACAAGCCAACAACCTTTTAAGTTCTGTAACTATTAAGACGTCATTATCAAGGGTGGTTTTCATTTCCCTTTCGAATCCTTCTTGGACATCTTTGGGCGCACATTTAAGAGCTTCGATCCATTGTTGAAGTTCGGGTTCTTTTACTGCAAGAGCTTCGGAAAAATCAGCTGTGACTTTTGCGAGATCGTTGATGCAGCCACTCTTTAACGCGGCCTTCATATCTTCCTCTAATTGCATGCAAAAGGCTAGCAAATCCTTCAACCAGATACTTGCTTCATTTAGCGTTTCTTTGACATCACCTTTAGCTATGAGTAAAGCATCGTCAATAATTTTTATAGCGCGAAGTTTAGCCCTTTGACTATGTCCCATAGATTCATCGAGGTATTTTTTTACGGATTCTTCAAATGTAACGGTGTCCTTACATGTTTTTGAATCCACAGCAGTTTCATTATATACACCAGCCAAAACTGCTTTAAGTATTTCATCTACTAAAACGTCATTAGCAAGGTTGGTCTTCATTTCCCTTTCGAATCCTTCTCGGACATATTTAGGCGCAATTTCAAGAGCTTCAATCAATTGTATAAGTTCGGGTACTTTCAATGCAATCTCTTCAGAAAGTTCAGCTGAGACTTTTGCTATATCTTTGATACAGCCACTCTCTAACGCGGCATTCACATCTTCCCTTAGTTGCGTGCAAAAGGCTAGCAAATCCTTCAAAAagatacttatttcaattagcGTCTCTTTGAGGTGACCTTTAGCCCTCAGTAAAGCATCGTCAATAATTTTTATAGCGCGAAGTTTAACTATTTGACTATATTCAAGAGATTCATCGAGAAATTCTTTTACGAATTCAACTAATGATAAGGTGTCCTTACATGTTGTAGAATCCACAGCAGCGGTGGAACATTCCAGGAACATGGTGGTGGACACCGCCTGGAACAAGTCAAATTCAAATATAATACAAagtcaattgggtatttgactccaatttttttattactttattataaactagctgatgcccgcgacttcgtacgcgtggatttaggtttttaaaattcctgtgggaattccaaaaatcttaaattttccgggataaaaagtatgtaatgtagtaaagcctatgtccttccccgggttgcaagctacctctgtaccaaatttcgtcaaaatcggttgaacggttgagccgtgaaaagctagcagacagacagacagacacactttcgtatttataatattagtatggactaggataaaaatagtaacgtaaactgaaaaaactaattaaatcgatcaaataacaaaaaaattatgagcatttaaatatttctgattagacagagatagcgatatagcattttgacgtcacaccttactaatgccatagtagatTCGTGCTGTTTCATACTAATTTTCGTTTTGCAAGAAAGGGATAGAAAACCATCCTactgcaaaattaaaatgcctgtaactttgtaaatctttgttggattttaatatttttttcagcgtacgtcatcatttttatcctagtttataataaataaatatatatcaaaatcaaaagtaggaaaatacccaattggtcTGGAGCCGCAGGTCACTAAGCGAGCAGCTTGACTCTAAGTCTAGCAATAAGCGAGGTTCTTTGTAATGTGGCCTTAGCCTAAGGGTTCCTCTTTTCCTTCGGACGAgacctggcgcagtggtgagcgctgtcttataagtgagaggtcccgggttcgattcctagcaggggaaatttgggaatttattatttctaaattttctctggtctggtctggtgggagacgtcggccgtggctagttaccatccctACCGGTAaacccgtgccgccaagcgattcagcgttccggtgcgatgccgcgtagaaaccaatcaGGGGTCGAAACCCTTTAATTAAATTGTCATttgccttccaagttagcccgcttccatcttagactgcatcatcacttaccaccaggtgagatcgcagacaagggctaacttgtaatagaaaaaaccagccaagtgcgagtcagattcgcgcaccgagggatccgtagtccgtactacaatcgtattttttggataaataaaaactattcggtatgcataaaaataaataaaaatctgttttaaaatgtacagataaagccctttcataagataccccacttggtattatCTTGATCCTACCCCACTGGATCTTACTTTTATAGTTGTAAATACTTATTACtggttcatgaacacattttactttttttttgtctgaTGAAACAACAATTTCACGgtgtatgattttttttctttacgtgtgctataagacctatctacctgccaaatttcgtgattctaggtcaacgggaagtatgaCCCaaaggttttcttggcagacggatagacaacaaagtgatcctataagttcctttttctttttaaagtaaGGTAcgctaaaaaacaaaaacaaaaattgatTTCTTACCACAGCAACTAGAAGGATGGTTGCAGACTTCATGTTGAAAGTTGTAGTCACTTTCAGTAGTGTAATGAATACCTCTCGCTGCTTACACTTTTTATACTCGATTAGAACAAAAGAAGTCAAtagtaaactaattaattaatagtaaattattcaattaatattaaaattttcatgtCAATAACACCATTATCAATTATGTAAGCATATTtttgcagtttttttttcagggctgttgcattttttttatcatcatcatcatccgatagaagtacacggctggacataggtctcttataggcaCCTTCACAGTCCACACGGCATTGTCTTTGAGCAAAAGTAGAGCTCGGTCcaagcttttttttataaaaatggcgagcaaacgagcaggcgtgtcacctgatgttaagtgattatggTCGATACCGAttacattt
Protein-coding regions in this window:
- the LOC138404406 gene encoding uncharacterized protein codes for the protein MKSPTVFLMALAVSTTLFLESSTAAVDSTASEDTGIVNAGASIGNEKDLIVIEAIAKLKDRFETIINNIGQAIKSINNKDRINVDESDKQRLNKAMENARNAITRAIIITENAVPKGPKAKDADKNNQVNAWLKNLLVITISIHNDINVAIDAGWVKPIERVTVKTVQAIAEAKAEWAGLEKTLAKGKVRDDVSREMKINFGNADLIVGILKVLLSSNTAA